The following coding sequences are from one Molothrus aeneus isolate 106 chromosome Z, BPBGC_Maene_1.0, whole genome shotgun sequence window:
- the LOC136568614 gene encoding interferon-like, with the protein MAAATATQPRLPHAAPALLLLLTALADTLACQHLWTHEDTFPGDALRLLQDMAAVGHTQPCHLPEPPFFPASLLHHNLQPHQAAATALRILQHLFHTLSSNSTRQHWPGQARNHLLNKLQHHIHHLEQCLPDNATPFKGPRNPLLAINKYFRDIHLFLHAHNHSACAWDHVRLEARASLLHLHNLTRATRR; encoded by the coding sequence ATGGCTGCGGCCACAGCCACACAGCCACGCCTGCCGCACGCCGCCCCGgcgctcctgctcctcctcaccgCTCTGGCCGACACCCTGGCCTGCCAACACCTCTGGACACACGAGGACACCTTCCCCGGCGACGCTCTCCGCCTCCTCCAGGACATGGCTGCGGTCGGCCACACGCAGCCCTGCCACCTGCCAGAGCCGCCCTTCTTCCCCGCCAGCCTGCTCCACCACAACCTGCAGCCGCACCaagccgccgccaccgccctgcgcatcctgcagcacctcttCCACACCCTCAGCTCCAACAGCACCCGCCAGCACTGGCCCGGCCAGGCTCGCAACCACCTCCTCAacaagctgcagcaccacatCCACCACCTGGAGCAATGCCTCCCCGACAACGCCACGCCCTTCAAAGGACCACGCAACCCGCTGCTCGCCATCAACAAGTACTTCAGGGACATCCACCTCTTCCTGCACGCCCACAACCACAGCGCCTGCGCCTGGGACCACGTCCGCCTCGAAGCTCGTGCCTCTCTACTGCACCTCCACAACCTCACACGCGCCACGCGCCGCTAG
- the LOC136569080 gene encoding interferon-like has translation MAAATATQPHLPHAAPALLLLLTALAGTLACQHLWTHEDTFPGDALRLLQDMAAVGHTQPCHLPEPPFFPASLLHHNLQPHQAAATALRILQHLFHTLSSNSTRQHWPGQARNHLLNKLQHHIHHLEQCLPDNATPFKGPRNPLLAINKYFRDIHLFLHAHNHSACAWDHVRLEARASLLHLHNLTRATRR, from the coding sequence ATGGCTGCGGCCACAGCCACACAGCCACACCTGCCGCACGCCGCCCCGgcgctcctgctcctcctcaccgCTCTGGCCGGCACCCTGGCCTGCCAACACCTCTGGACACACGAGGACACCTTCCCCGGCGACGCTCTCCGCCTCCTCCAGGACATGGCTGCGGTCGGCCACACGCAGCCCTGCCACCTGCCAGAGCCGCCCTTCTTCCCCGCCAGCCTGCTCCACCACAACCTGCAGCCGCACCaagccgccgccaccgccctgcgcatcctgcagcacctcttCCACACCCTCAGCTCCAACAGCACCCGCCAGCACTGGCCCGGCCAGGCTCGCAACCACCTCCTCAacaagctgcagcaccacatCCACCACCTGGAGCAATGCCTCCCCGACAACGCCACGCCCTTCAAAGGACCACGCAACCCGCTGCTCGCCATCAACAAGTACTTCAGGGACATCCACCTCTTCCTGCACGCCCACAACCACAGCGCCTGCGCCTGGGACCACGTCCGCCTCGAAGCTCGTGCCTCTCTACTGCACCTCCACAACCTCACACGCGCCACGCGCCGCTAG
- the LOC136569065 gene encoding interferon-like gives MAAATATQPRLPHAAPALLLLLTALAGTLACQHLWTHEDTFPGDALRLLQDMAAVGHTQPCHLPEPPFFPASLLHHNLQPHQAAATALRILQHLFHTLSSNSTRQHWPGQARNHLLNKLQHHIHHLEQCLPDNATPFKGPRNPLLAINKYFRDIHLFLHAHNHSACAWDHVRLEARASLLHLHNLTRATRR, from the coding sequence ATGGCTGCGGCCACAGCCACACAGCCACGCCTGCCGCACGCCGCCCCGgcgctcctgctcctcctcaccgCTCTGGCCGGCACCCTGGCCTGCCAACACCTCTGGACACACGAGGACACCTTCCCCGGCGACGCTCTCCGCCTCCTCCAGGACATGGCTGCTGTCGGCCACACGCAGCCCTGCCACCTGCCAGAGCCGCCCTTCTTCCCCGCCAGCCTGCTCCACCACAACCTGCAGCCGCACCaagccgccgccaccgccctgcgcatcctgcagcacctcttCCACACCCTCAGCTCCAACAGCACCCGCCAGCACTGGCCCGGCCAGGCTCGCAACCACCTCCTCAacaagctgcagcaccacatCCACCACCTGGAGCAATGCCTCCCCGACAACGCCACGCCCTTCAAAGGACCACGCAACCCGCTGCTCGCCATCAACAAGTACTTCAGGGACATCCACCTCTTCCTGCACGCCCACAACCACAGCGCCTGCGCCTGGGACCACGTCCGCCTCGAAGCTCGTGCCTCTCTACTGCACCTCCACAACCTCACACGCGCCACGCGCCGCTAG
- the LOC136569054 gene encoding interferon-like, protein MAAATATQPRLPHAAPALLLLLTALAGTLACQHLWTHEDTFPGDALRLLQDMAAVGHTQPCHLPEPPFFPASLLHHNLQPHQAAATALRILQHLFHTLSSNSTRQHWPGQARNHLLNKLQHHIHHLEQCLPDNATPFKGPRNPLLAINKYFRDIHLFLHAHNHSACAWDHVRLEARASLLHLHNLTRATRR, encoded by the coding sequence ATGGCTGCGGCCACAGCCACACAGCCACGCCTGCCGCACGCCGCCCCGgcgctcctgctcctcctcaccgCTCTGGCCGGCACCCTGGCCTGCCAACACCTCTGGACACACGAGGACACCTTCCCCGGCGACGCTCTCCGCCTCCTCCAGGACATGGCTGCGGTCGGCCACACGCAGCCCTGCCACCTGCCAGAGCCGCCCTTCTTCCCCGCCAGCCTGCTCCACCACAACCTGCAGCCGCACCaagccgccgccaccgccctgcgcatcctgcagcacctcttCCACACCCTCAGCTCCAACAGCACCCGCCAGCACTGGCCCGGCCAGGCTCGCAACCACCTCCTCAacaagctgcagcaccacatCCACCACCTGGAGCAATGCCTCCCCGACAACGCCACGCCCTTCAAAGGACCACGCAACCCGCTGCTCGCCATCAACAAGTACTTCAGGGACATCCACCTCTTCCTGCACGCCCACAACCACAGCGCCTGCGCCTGGGACCACGTCCGCCTCGAAGCTCGTGCCTCTCTACTGCACCTCCACAACCTCACACGCGCCACGCGCCGCTAG